From a region of the Leptospira venezuelensis genome:
- a CDS encoding FmdB family zinc ribbon protein, protein MPTYDYRCKACGQTFEHFQSMKDDPITTCLLCGKSGEVDRLISNGGGIIFKGSGFYVTDYKSSSSSSKSSESSTGSSGSSSN, encoded by the coding sequence GTGCCCACTTACGATTATAGATGCAAGGCTTGCGGACAAACTTTCGAACATTTTCAATCCATGAAGGACGATCCAATCACGACTTGCCTTCTTTGCGGAAAAAGCGGAGAAGTAGATAGATTGATCTCTAACGGAGGCGGGATTATTTTTAAAGGATCCGGGTTCTACGTAACAGATTATAAATCATCATCATCTTCTTCCAAAAGTTCAGAATCTTCCACCGGTTCTTCCGGCTCCTCTTCCAACTAA
- a CDS encoding LpxI family protein, which translates to MGRLGILAGGGNLPQIGMKEALAAGEDPFFLSIAESDFTPGNYPDRVIPIRIVKIGGLLKACKTNQIDRLLLLGKVKKEIIFKSLNFDLKALALLARMVNRHDYSIFKTVAEDFEKQGIHIISQKTYLKSLLLPEGRYTKRALDKKQIEDVIFGMEYAEKIAHLDIGQAVVVVDKSVLAVEAVEGTDQTIKRGGGFAKKRKAVVCKSSKPSQDPRFDLPTVGIETLKIMSENNCDTLAVREGETIIVNPSEFINLAEKLKIHILSIGRGNVSKINSTQKKLPKA; encoded by the coding sequence TTGGGACGTTTAGGAATATTAGCGGGAGGAGGAAACCTTCCTCAGATAGGTATGAAAGAAGCTCTAGCTGCCGGAGAAGATCCGTTCTTTCTCTCGATAGCTGAGTCTGATTTTACTCCAGGAAATTATCCGGACAGAGTAATCCCAATACGGATCGTAAAGATCGGTGGTCTATTAAAAGCCTGTAAAACAAATCAGATAGATAGACTTCTTTTATTAGGAAAAGTTAAAAAAGAGATTATCTTCAAAAGTTTGAACTTCGACTTAAAGGCCCTGGCATTACTCGCAAGAATGGTAAATCGTCATGACTATTCTATCTTCAAAACAGTGGCAGAAGATTTCGAAAAACAAGGAATTCATATCATTTCCCAAAAAACCTATCTTAAGTCTTTGTTACTTCCGGAAGGACGTTATACTAAAAGAGCCTTAGACAAAAAGCAGATAGAAGACGTGATCTTCGGAATGGAATATGCAGAGAAGATCGCTCACCTAGATATAGGCCAAGCAGTAGTCGTAGTAGATAAATCAGTATTGGCAGTAGAAGCTGTAGAAGGAACCGATCAAACAATTAAACGAGGCGGAGGTTTCGCCAAAAAAAGAAAGGCGGTGGTTTGCAAAAGTTCCAAACCAAGCCAAGACCCTAGATTCGACCTACCTACAGTCGGAATTGAAACTTTAAAAATAATGAGCGAGAATAACTGCGATACACTCGCCGTTCGAGAAGGAGAGACAATAATTGTAAATCCTTCCGAATTTATTAACCTTGCAGAAAAATTGAAAATCCATATCTTGAGCATCGGCCGTGGCAACGTCTCGAAAATTAACTCTACCCAAAAAAAGCTCCCTAAAGCCTAA
- the lpxB gene encoding lipid-A-disaccharide synthase encodes MATSRKLTLPKKSSLKPKKAGDKPRTENISGPSSPVFMILAGEHSGDLLGAEVLKELKKHDPDLTFFGIGGPRMLEEGFDSIENMEELSVIGFTAVLFKYKFLKALMDRLVEEAVARSCTHAILVDYPGFNLRLAAKLKELGIKVIFYVSPQLWAWNFGRIYKIKESIDLMLVLFPFEKKIYDDYGVRSVFVGHPIAQRIKEKIRKEAPIPVDEKHPAHLQTITLMPGSRSGEIHRMLDILLQSAALIHGEAEADKKHVRFLIPNINVKEEEFIQTKIKETEESHPGIKIEYLFDRSLRCIEASDIVLVTSGTATLEVVYFEKPMVILYKVSLLSYFISALLIRTPFIGLVNILSGKETVKELIQAECTPEETVRETMAILKNKKYRNQMIEEIQSVKESLGEEHSSKNASRAILQFLKEKPANV; translated from the coding sequence GTGGCAACGTCTCGAAAATTAACTCTACCCAAAAAAAGCTCCCTAAAGCCTAAGAAGGCCGGAGATAAACCTAGGACGGAAAATATTTCCGGACCTTCTTCTCCCGTGTTCATGATATTAGCCGGAGAACATTCAGGTGATCTATTAGGCGCCGAAGTGTTAAAAGAACTTAAGAAACATGATCCTGACCTTACATTTTTCGGGATCGGCGGCCCAAGAATGCTGGAAGAAGGTTTCGATTCCATAGAGAATATGGAAGAACTTTCTGTAATCGGTTTCACTGCTGTTTTATTTAAATACAAATTCCTAAAAGCGCTCATGGATCGATTGGTGGAAGAAGCTGTAGCACGTTCTTGCACACATGCGATCCTAGTAGATTACCCTGGTTTCAATCTTAGGCTTGCGGCCAAACTTAAAGAATTAGGGATCAAAGTAATCTTCTATGTTTCTCCTCAACTTTGGGCCTGGAATTTCGGAAGGATTTATAAGATCAAAGAATCTATAGATCTAATGCTTGTACTATTTCCATTCGAGAAGAAGATCTACGATGATTATGGAGTTCGATCGGTATTTGTAGGACATCCAATTGCTCAAAGGATCAAGGAGAAGATCCGAAAAGAAGCTCCAATCCCTGTGGATGAAAAACACCCTGCTCATCTGCAAACAATCACTCTTATGCCTGGCTCTCGCTCCGGAGAGATCCATAGAATGTTAGATATACTGCTCCAATCTGCAGCACTAATTCACGGGGAAGCAGAGGCAGACAAAAAGCATGTTCGTTTTCTAATCCCGAATATCAACGTAAAAGAAGAAGAGTTCATTCAAACTAAAATTAAAGAAACGGAAGAATCTCATCCTGGAATCAAAATTGAATACTTATTCGATCGTTCCTTAAGATGTATTGAGGCATCGGATATAGTTCTCGTCACGTCAGGAACTGCTACTTTAGAAGTTGTATATTTCGAAAAACCAATGGTCATCTTGTACAAAGTAAGCTTACTCAGCTATTTTATCTCCGCACTTCTGATCCGTACTCCGTTTATAGGCCTCGTGAATATTCTAAGCGGAAAAGAAACAGTAAAGGAACTCATTCAGGCAGAATGTACTCCGGAAGAAACCGTAAGAGAAACAATGGCGATCCTGAAAAATAAAAAGTACAGAAACCAAATGATCGAGGAGATCCAGTCTGTAAAAGAATCCTTAGGCGAAGAACATAGTTCTAAGAATGCAAGCCGAGCAATATTACAGTTTTTAAAAGAGAAACCTGCTAACGTGTAG
- a CDS encoding LIC_12586 family protein has protein sequence MSVGSGRGITEISGKPSTEGNLGENQPGSPTVIHLKILIPKNPFFKKDSVTFRVAVPAKLHRFVSSSFRKIQTITEKPSFRKISIALIVIFLLLAAAKETAEWYFVRRVLDLRGVKELTRGFINEELDRAVTLGVVEYEFPNHVFIEDLKISSDEDFASQRMIFKANKIELLLRGLWKGQPSVKAIRVRNAQLSIDLEDKISGEILSYIHKINIPEIRLEDTTVTVYKGGKVLLENVKGIDFNIRKEDTKINVQISDSLFPIPGFRYVNGKFSTDIGSKNMNLEILFKNAKAESSGGLYSEFSQFYPKKGKISGRAILESDGTNLKVQGKTEFSNVNGIVLQELPLQSEVWEWKDIDLEHEWTRDQKGDVFTEEHKVFSGEDKLTLLKSKNEKGLKTWDLSLTVQDLDDIRNFLPVSSDLETLGGSLDLHWKGAETGSYGDWMKSEAKFSLQDFRWKDPYLDLEIKDADLGWNPAGVLEAKLKGKQFGLPWSANLKGKTGYRKGVKGDGTAYFPLQGEYNLELETDSLVLSNFFPLYSSIRQWVREDIHTRMEKLIPEINFTRTPIYKYFLENPTGTLKLTAKEVKWDLGLPTMGKLDVGLKFAPSQSRLDANIAGTGTAKLNSYFTYGTDNPYFGIDFETINLAWGVPSFSFCGGDLIPESLDSDGNIRFNGNNFLDIHDRMYITIDKVKLSNTVWKGKGEFPVPVPPKFEMGFDYWNPGSPPKRNVYWKGGNVSATANSYIDSDSVKYFVTGNTYSLSSESNSAVPISAFAFKIKENSAGCVKE, from the coding sequence ATGTCAGTTGGTTCTGGAAGAGGGATTACAGAAATTTCCGGAAAGCCTAGTACTGAAGGAAACCTCGGAGAAAATCAACCAGGTTCTCCAACGGTAATTCACCTCAAAATTTTAATCCCGAAAAATCCATTCTTTAAGAAAGACAGCGTCACATTCAGGGTCGCTGTCCCTGCTAAACTGCATCGATTTGTATCTTCTTCTTTTCGAAAGATACAGACAATTACTGAAAAACCTTCCTTTAGAAAGATCTCAATTGCTCTGATTGTAATCTTCCTTCTTCTCGCTGCGGCAAAAGAAACTGCAGAATGGTACTTCGTGAGAAGAGTGTTGGATTTGCGCGGAGTGAAGGAACTCACTCGCGGGTTCATCAATGAAGAATTGGACAGAGCAGTAACGCTGGGAGTCGTAGAATACGAATTTCCAAACCATGTATTTATAGAAGATCTCAAAATTTCCAGCGACGAAGACTTTGCCTCTCAGCGGATGATCTTCAAAGCGAACAAAATTGAATTATTATTAAGAGGTCTTTGGAAAGGACAACCTTCTGTAAAAGCGATCCGAGTGCGTAATGCACAATTGAGTATCGATCTGGAAGATAAGATCTCTGGAGAAATTTTATCCTATATCCATAAGATCAATATTCCTGAGATCAGATTAGAAGATACTACTGTCACTGTATACAAAGGTGGTAAAGTGCTTCTGGAGAATGTGAAGGGAATCGATTTTAATATCCGAAAAGAGGATACTAAGATTAATGTTCAAATTTCTGATTCTTTATTTCCTATTCCTGGATTTAGATATGTGAACGGAAAGTTCAGCACGGATATCGGAAGTAAAAATATGAATCTGGAAATTTTGTTTAAGAATGCTAAGGCAGAATCTTCCGGGGGTTTATATTCTGAATTCTCTCAATTCTATCCTAAAAAGGGAAAAATTTCAGGTCGCGCAATTTTAGAATCTGACGGAACCAATCTAAAGGTCCAGGGTAAAACAGAATTTTCTAATGTAAATGGGATTGTTTTACAGGAACTTCCATTACAAAGCGAAGTCTGGGAATGGAAAGATATAGATCTGGAACATGAATGGACCCGGGATCAAAAAGGTGATGTCTTCACTGAAGAACATAAGGTATTCTCAGGAGAGGATAAACTCACTCTTCTAAAATCTAAAAATGAGAAGGGACTGAAGACCTGGGATTTAAGTCTTACTGTCCAAGACCTGGACGATATCCGCAATTTTCTGCCTGTTTCTTCTGATTTGGAAACTCTTGGTGGAAGTCTGGACTTGCATTGGAAAGGTGCTGAAACAGGAAGTTATGGAGACTGGATGAAGTCAGAGGCAAAATTCTCTCTCCAAGATTTCAGATGGAAGGATCCTTATTTAGATCTGGAAATCAAAGATGCGGATCTGGGTTGGAATCCTGCGGGAGTTTTGGAAGCAAAATTGAAAGGTAAACAATTTGGTCTTCCTTGGTCTGCAAATCTAAAAGGCAAAACAGGATATAGGAAAGGTGTAAAGGGCGACGGAACCGCTTACTTTCCTTTGCAGGGAGAATATAATCTAGAGTTAGAGACAGACTCACTTGTTCTTTCTAACTTTTTTCCTTTGTATAGTTCCATTCGCCAATGGGTCAGAGAAGATATTCATACCAGAATGGAGAAGTTGATCCCTGAAATTAATTTTACTAGAACTCCAATCTATAAATACTTTTTGGAAAATCCTACGGGCACTCTTAAACTTACGGCCAAGGAAGTGAAATGGGATCTTGGGCTTCCTACTATGGGCAAGTTAGATGTGGGTTTAAAATTTGCACCTTCTCAGTCAAGATTGGATGCTAATATTGCCGGAACAGGAACTGCTAAATTGAATTCATATTTTACTTACGGAACTGATAATCCTTATTTCGGAATTGATTTTGAAACGATCAATCTGGCATGGGGAGTTCCAAGTTTTTCTTTTTGTGGTGGGGACTTGATCCCAGAAAGTTTAGATTCAGATGGGAATATACGATTTAACGGAAATAATTTCTTAGACATTCACGATAGAATGTACATCACCATTGATAAGGTGAAACTTTCGAATACAGTTTGGAAAGGGAAGGGAGAATTTCCTGTACCAGTTCCTCCTAAGTTTGAGATGGGATTTGACTATTGGAATCCGGGTAGTCCTCCTAAAAGAAATGTTTATTGGAAAGGCGGAAATGTTAGTGCGACTGCGAATTCTTATATTGATTCTGATTCCGTGAAATACTTTGTAACTGGTAACACTTACTCACTTTCCAGTGAATCAAATTCTGCAGTTCCAATTTCTGCATTTGCGTTTAAGATAAAGGAAAATAGCGCTGGTTGTGTGAAGGAGTAA
- a CDS encoding tetratricopeptide repeat protein, whose translation MSKYLTILFIGAQFLLYCASTQKEGAVSANLETQVRAEIKGIDQQLADLHPEDKKRSELLLQKSKLLLKIESFKEASLVLREVQNSKDGRNLQHLDHYLGSAYLGINDYDNAIVHFRKSDNVDRDFESVTRKKMWAKAYFEDEKYGQALGILGRASREKNFEKDLFYYETVVVSFYRIKEYKRCQLVLEEGLQKFPESLVLKETSEKINQVLQR comes from the coding sequence ATGAGTAAATATCTGACAATATTGTTTATCGGAGCTCAATTCCTCCTCTACTGTGCAAGTACACAAAAAGAAGGGGCGGTTTCCGCCAATTTAGAGACTCAGGTCCGAGCGGAAATCAAGGGAATAGACCAGCAATTGGCTGATTTACACCCTGAAGACAAAAAACGTTCCGAGCTACTCCTCCAAAAATCCAAACTTTTACTAAAAATCGAATCTTTCAAAGAAGCCTCTCTCGTTCTGAGAGAAGTTCAAAATTCCAAAGATGGTCGTAATCTTCAACATTTGGACCATTATTTAGGTTCGGCTTACCTGGGGATTAATGACTACGATAATGCTATCGTTCATTTCCGTAAGTCAGACAATGTGGATCGCGATTTTGAGTCTGTTACCCGCAAAAAGATGTGGGCAAAAGCATATTTTGAAGATGAGAAATATGGCCAGGCTCTTGGAATTTTAGGCAGAGCTTCCAGAGAGAAAAACTTTGAAAAAGATCTATTCTACTATGAAACCGTAGTAGTTAGCTTCTACAGAATTAAGGAATACAAAAGATGTCAGTTGGTTCTGGAAGAGGGATTACAGAAATTTCCGGAAAGCCTAGTACTGAAGGAAACCTCGGAGAAAATCAACCAGGTTCTCCAACGGTAA
- a CDS encoding ATP-dependent helicase — MKEDTNQSLDLFSHLEFPEQKPEEPTQDLPLLSFSESISVPKEEGPQVVGSTASSPPEEVQEESYGSSFYDEDDFSENETPDFVSNPSSTEIADITDQETMVVAPGQPELSKNPVSIEIQSGNTEVSEEISEEVFEVSPTSEISPDSEISPAEKPSAPKRKREERPKEPRDSAAIFQSLSPEQARAVQTVHGPILIFAGAGSGKTRVISNRIAHMIQDHHIPAGKIVALSFTNKSAKEMGERVRKLIPRNLLKGITLSTFHSLGLGILKKHIEKLEYKQPFLLLNQADQEGLVTGMLVAQKLEPKRPQIMEVLSKISRIKNSGEDYLADMRTSMNEGDLLAASLFQQYQDTLKEQNSIDFDDLILLPSKLLRQFEEVRDEYHKKFQYFMVDEFQDTNPIQYEFLRALMGESDNLCVVGDDDQSIYAFRGSDVSLILGFENDFEGASVIRLLENYRSTDIIVSAANSLIRHNLSRRSKELFSKVPGALKVKYVERSDEKDEAEWVADSIREEIIKQARKGSQIAILFRTNFQSRPFEEAFRAREMPYKVVGGYNFFDRKEVRDLISYIRLIANQKDDASLLRIINYPKRGIGAGSISLVHEKAAQNKESLYETLFRVCESPDFIPDLNRKISSEIYNFVNLIEKAKKKFSSSPRLFFALRELIADLGLEKEIVLEEKEEKVAKARIYNMSELVNMLAFFEENNDSGEKPTLFDFINRLAMLMEDEPNDEKEDNRVQLLTIHQSKGLEFESVYVVGLEEGILPSGRATVEDQSVDEERRLMYVAMTRAKRHLCLTGAANRRKFGEQLASEPSRFLKEIDPETLDWLSNEETRQQETSDFLQELEKLKIG, encoded by the coding sequence GTTCTTCTTTTTATGACGAAGACGATTTTTCAGAAAATGAAACTCCGGACTTCGTTTCTAATCCATCATCAACCGAAATCGCGGATATTACCGACCAAGAGACAATGGTAGTGGCTCCCGGCCAGCCTGAACTTTCTAAGAATCCGGTCTCGATTGAGATTCAATCTGGGAACACGGAAGTATCCGAGGAGATTTCAGAAGAAGTATTCGAAGTATCTCCGACTTCCGAAATTTCTCCCGATTCTGAAATTTCCCCCGCAGAAAAACCTTCTGCTCCTAAAAGAAAAAGAGAAGAAAGACCTAAGGAGCCTCGAGACTCCGCAGCCATTTTTCAAAGTCTTTCTCCGGAACAGGCTCGTGCAGTCCAAACAGTTCATGGACCAATTTTGATTTTTGCGGGTGCAGGTTCTGGGAAAACAAGAGTGATCTCGAATCGGATCGCTCATATGATCCAAGACCATCATATTCCTGCGGGAAAGATTGTTGCATTGTCCTTCACAAATAAAAGTGCAAAGGAAATGGGAGAAAGGGTTCGTAAACTGATTCCTAGAAATTTATTAAAAGGAATTACTCTTTCTACATTCCATTCGCTCGGACTTGGAATTTTAAAAAAACATATTGAGAAGCTGGAATATAAACAACCTTTCCTTCTTCTGAACCAAGCCGACCAAGAAGGTCTTGTGACTGGGATGCTTGTGGCCCAAAAGCTCGAACCTAAACGTCCTCAGATCATGGAAGTTCTTTCTAAAATTTCCAGGATCAAAAACTCAGGAGAAGATTATTTAGCGGATATGAGAACCTCTATGAACGAGGGAGATCTTCTCGCTGCTTCTCTTTTTCAACAATACCAAGACACTTTAAAAGAACAGAACTCAATCGACTTCGATGATCTAATCCTTCTACCTTCCAAACTTTTAAGACAATTCGAAGAAGTTAGAGATGAATACCATAAAAAGTTCCAATACTTCATGGTGGATGAGTTCCAAGATACAAACCCGATCCAATATGAATTTTTAAGGGCACTCATGGGAGAATCGGACAATCTATGTGTGGTAGGTGATGACGATCAATCCATCTATGCATTCAGAGGTTCCGATGTAAGTTTGATCTTAGGATTCGAAAACGATTTTGAAGGTGCGAGTGTAATCCGCCTTTTAGAAAATTATAGATCCACTGATATTATTGTCTCCGCTGCAAACTCTCTTATTCGCCACAATCTTTCTAGAAGATCCAAAGAACTTTTTTCGAAAGTTCCTGGTGCACTGAAAGTGAAGTATGTGGAAAGAAGTGATGAGAAAGACGAAGCGGAATGGGTGGCGGATAGTATCCGAGAAGAGATCATCAAACAAGCAAGAAAGGGAAGCCAGATTGCAATCTTATTCCGTACTAACTTTCAATCTAGACCATTTGAAGAAGCATTCCGAGCCAGGGAAATGCCTTATAAGGTAGTAGGTGGATATAACTTCTTCGATCGTAAGGAAGTCAGGGATCTGATCTCGTATATCCGTTTGATCGCTAACCAAAAGGACGATGCATCTTTATTAAGAATTATTAATTATCCAAAACGTGGGATCGGTGCAGGCTCCATCTCTCTTGTGCATGAAAAAGCGGCTCAGAACAAAGAATCTCTTTATGAGACATTATTCAGGGTCTGTGAATCTCCGGATTTTATTCCGGATCTGAATCGCAAAATTTCTTCTGAGATCTATAATTTCGTAAATCTGATCGAAAAGGCTAAGAAAAAGTTTTCTTCTTCTCCAAGACTATTCTTCGCATTACGAGAGTTAATCGCAGATCTTGGTTTGGAAAAAGAGATCGTATTAGAAGAGAAAGAGGAGAAGGTCGCAAAGGCTCGTATCTATAATATGTCCGAGCTTGTGAACATGTTGGCATTTTTCGAAGAGAATAATGACTCAGGTGAAAAGCCCACTTTATTCGATTTTATCAACCGTTTGGCGATGTTGATGGAAGATGAACCTAATGATGAGAAGGAAGATAATCGAGTACAGTTACTCACCATTCACCAATCCAAAGGTTTGGAATTCGAGTCTGTTTATGTCGTAGGACTGGAAGAGGGGATTTTACCTTCCGGAAGAGCTACTGTAGAAGACCAATCTGTGGACGAAGAGCGCCGTTTGATGTATGTAGCGATGACTCGGGCGAAGAGGCATTTATGCTTGACAGGTGCTGCTAATCGCCGCAAATTTGGGGAGCAATTGGCCTCCGAGCCTTCTCGTTTCCTAAAAGAGATAGATCCGGAGACTTTGGACTGGCTTTCTAATGAAGAAACCAGACAACAGGAGACTAGTGACTTCCTGCAAGAACTCGAAAAATTGAAAATCGGATGA